GAGAATCGGAAGCAGCTGCAACCCGATCGCGGCCGCGGAGCCGTGCATGTACTGCCGGAGCTCGGCCATGGTGGCATAGCGATCCCGGAAGTCCGCAGTGCCGGGGACGTCCATCCGCATAGAGCACAGGAACGTCCAAAAATGCTGGGCCGCAATGCTATAGCGCCGGATGGTGTCCGTGAGGGCCGCTAGCACGAGCGTGCCCGGCCGGGTGCCGGCTTCCGGCGCTGTCGTGCGTCCGAGTTCCGGCGAGCTCGCCCGATCCGCGGGGGCCGGGATCGACTGCCACCCACTGTCTTTCCCCGCTACGTCGGAAGGTATCGCGCTCGCTCTGTCGAGCGCGGTGCGCAGTTGCTTTTCGATCAGGTCGAGTTCTTCGGCCTGCCCGTGTCCGGGCGCAGCGATGTCTCCGGGCTGATCGGCGCGGTCGACGATGTCGTCCACCATCCGCGCGAACGCGTACAGCGCGTGGACCGCGGGCCGTCGGTCCGCCGTCAGCAGTCTGGTGGCCAGAAAGTAGGTGCGGCCGTGGGTCGCGGCGATCTGCCTGCATTCGCGATAGGCGAGTGTGAGTTCGGCGTCAGTCGTTAGGTGGTGGTTTGTCATGGAGCGGCGGGCGATACCGGAGCGCTACTCGGTGGAGCGGCACGCAAGCGCAGCGGGTCCACCCTGCGCAGCGACATCGCCGCCACTACGGAGGCGAACGTCGCGGCGGCGACATGCCAGAAGTTGTACAGGCCGATCGAGCCGTCCGGCTGGAACACCAGCATCAGCCAGGTGCACACACCGACCAGCCCCATCAGCGTCGTGGTGGACAGTGCGAACCCGGCGGCCAGTGCCAGCGGCCAGGAGTAGTACCAGGGCAGCGCGGCCGGAGAGAGGATGACGATCGCCACGAACGCGATCAGGATGCCGAGCACCGCCTCCCGCTCGCTGTGCCGGAACCGCCACCAGGTCCAGGCCAGCACCGCGACCAGCGACAGCGCGCACATCGCACGGGTCACCTCGAGCACCGACTCCAGCCGCAGCGGGGTCACCCAGGTGACCGCGTGTGCCAGGACAGTCGGCAGCGAAAGCCAGTTGATGATCTTCTTCGACCCGGACAGCGCGGTCAGCCAGCCGATGCCGACGCCCGCGATCGCCGAGGCGGCCACGAACACCACCGCGAACACGCTCAGGCCGAGCCCCGCGATCTTGGCGAACATCAGCGCGGGATGCGGCATGTCCTCGGTCGGCTCGGCGGCGTCGTCGGGCTGCTCGCTCGCGGGCAGATGCGCCGGATCGCGCCCCACCCGCTGCGCCGCGCGGCGCTCGCGCTCGTGCAGCATCCAGATCCACACCAGGAACGGCAGCGCGATGCCGGCGGTCGCCTTGATGGCCACGCCCACCGCGACGACCACGATGCCCGCCACGTGGTGGCGCTCCAGCACCAACGCGATGCCCGCGCACATCAGGCCCACCATCAGCATCTCGTTGTGCACGCCGCCGATCAGATGGATCAGCACCAGGGGGTTCAGCACGGCCAGCCACAGCGCGACGGTCGGCTTGCCACCGAGGTGCTTGGTCAGATAGGGCACCGCCCACATCATGAGCGCGAGGCCGGGCAGCATGACGAACCGCATCGCGATGGTGCCCGCCACCACGTTGTCGCCGGTTACGGCAGTGATCGCGCGTCCGAGCAGCAGGAACACCGGGCCGTACGGCGCGGTGGTGGTTGTCCAGACGGGGCTGACATTGTCCAGCAGCACACCGGGATTCGCTACCGGCCCGACCTGGTAGGGATCGAAGCCGTCGCGCAGCAGCGCGCCCTGGGCCAGGTAGGAGTACGCGTCGCGGCTGAACATCGGCACGGCGAACAGCAGAGGGAAGATCCAGACGCCGACGATCGCGCGCAACTCGTTCAGCGTCACACCGGCGTCCATCCGGTCGCCCGTCCCGATCGTGGCGCGCCCGAGCCGGACCCAGGCGGTGATCATCAGCAGTACGCCGATCCAGATGCAGATGGTCGAGAGCGCGTAGCCGTGGCCGAAGCGGAGCCAGGACAGGTGCACGGCCTCGAGCAGCGGGTCGCGTTTGCGGACGCTGCCCGCGCCGAACCCGCCGAAGGTGATCATGACGGCGCCGAAGAAGCCGAGCAGGGCGGCATGGCCCTCGGGGCTTCTGGCGAAGTCGGCGTAGGTGCGCATCCACCACAGGAAACCACGGGGGGTGGCCGATTCGCGGCGTGCCGAAGTGCTGGATGCGGGGCCGGAGGTGTCGGTGGATGCGGCCTCTGCGGTGCGCGTTTCGGGGGATGCCATCTGGTGTCGGTCCCCCCGAGTGGTCGGCGGTCGCAACCGCGAGCGAATAGGTCGGCGCTTAGTTTACGGCGTCGCCCCGAACCCTATCCCGCTGGTGCGTGGGGTTTCTCTTCGAGCGGGTGAGATATCGCCGGAAATGCGGTTTGCCGCCAGTTTTCCGGACAGCAGCGCGGTTGGCACGCCGACGCCGGGGGTGGTGCCGCAACCGGCGATAACCACGTTGTCGCTGGAGTGCGGAAAATTACCCGGCCGAAATGGCCCGGTTTGCCGGAAAAGGTGTGCCGCGGAGAACGGAGTGCCGGCCAGCATCCCCTGATCGAGCCACGTTTGCGGCGTGTCGAGATGGTCGACGGCAAAGCGCCCGGCGATGCCGTGGTACCCGCGTTTCTCGAGCACGGCGAGTAGCTCGCGCAGGTAGGCGGGCCCGATCCTTGCCCAGTCCAGCGGCGCCGCAGTCAGATTCGGGCACGGCGCGAGCAGGGAGAACGGCTCGTACCGTCCGTCGTCCCGGTCGATGAACAGGCTCGGATCGGTCAACGCGGGCCGGGTGAGCAACAGTGAGGGATCGCTCATCAGCGCGCCGCGGCCGCGGCGCCCGGTGATCTCGGCGAACGTGGCCTCCCAGGCTCGGCCGAACTCGATGGTGTGATGTGCCCGCACCGGCCAGGTCTCGGCGACCGCGGTGGGCACGGTTCCGTGCGCGACGACGGCGGAGGGGGCGGCGCGCAGCAAGCGTCTGCGCCGCACACCGAATCGTTCGATCGACCCGAGGTCAGCGGTGAGCACGAGCGCGTCACAGTCGAAGGACCGTCCGTCCGCGGCGCGGGCTCGCCGGGCTCTGCGGCCCGCGTAGTCGATCCCGATCACCTCGGCGCCGAGCTCCAGAGTTCCGCCGGCGTCGGTGAACGCCTGGGCCATCGCCGCGGCGATCGCCCGCATGCCGCTCTCGGGGAAGTAGACGCCCAGCGAGGTGTCCATGTGCGGTATCGCGCCGTACACGGCGAGCGCGTCGGCGGGCGGCATGCCCGCGTACAGCGCCTGGAAGGTGAACAGCCGCGCCAGCCGCGGGTCGCTCAGGAACCGGCGCACCCGGGGGCCGAGCCTGCCGAATCCGCCGAGACGCACCAATTCGACCAGCGCGCGGCGTTTTTCGGGCTTGCGAACCAAGTCCAGCGGTGAGTCGAAGTTGGTGTCCATGAACTCGGTGAACTCGGCCGCGTAGATGCGGGCCAGCCAGTCGCGCAGGCGCCGGTAACCGCGCGCCTCGGCGGGGCCGCAGGTGCGCTCGACCTCCGCGGCCATCGCGTCCGCGTCGGCGAACACCCGGATGTCGGCGCCGTCGGCGAATCTGGCGTGATAACTCGGCGTCAGCCGATGGATGCGCAGCGGGGGAACACAGGTCTCCGGGCTGCGGCCGACGGCGGCGAGCGCGTCGGTGATCAGCGCGGGCAGCGTCAACACGGTGGCGCCGGAGTCGATGTCGTAGTCCGCGCCCCGGTAGCACCCGACCCGGCCACCGGGGTGGTCGGCCCGCTCGAGCAGCGTGACCGCGCGCCCGGAGCCGGTCAGGTACAGCGCGGCGGACAGCCCCGCCAACCCGGCGCCGACGACGACCACACGATCGGTCGGCCCCGCAACGGTCCTCATCCGGGTCTCCTCCTCATCGTCACGGCGCGCGGGCGCCCGCCGTGTCCGCTCGGTCATGGCTCCACCTCGCTAGCGCTCGGCTCCGCCATGACCGAGAACTCGGCTGTGTCCGTTGTTCGCTCGCTGCGCTCGCTCGTGGCTCCACCTCGCTAGCGCTCGGCTCCGCCATGACCGAGAACTCGGCTGTGTCCGTTGTTCGCTCGCTCATGCGGCGCGCTTGGTCGCTGCCAGCGCCATCGCGCGCAACCGTTCTTTCGCGGCCGGAGTCGCGGTGCTGGTCTCGATGGCGGCCAGGCCGCTCTCGGTGAGTTCGGCGATCCGGCGCTCCACCTCGTCGACCGCGCCGAGTTCGGTGAGCACTGCGCGTAGCCGCTGCACGTCGTCCGCGCTCAGATCGGTGCCGATGCTGGTGCGCAGCAGTTCGCCTGCGGCAGGGTCGGTGGCGTCGGCGCGGCGCAGCGCTTCGGCCAGTAACACGGTCCGCTTGCCTTCCCGCAGGTCGTCGCCGGAGGGTTTGCCGGTCACCGCCGGGTCACCGAACACGCCGAGCAGGTCGTCGCGCAACTGGAAGGCGATGCCGATATCGGTGCCGAACGTGCGATACGCCTCGACCAGGCCTTGGTCGGCGTCGGCGATGGCGGCGCCGAGGTGCAGCGGGCGTTCGACGGTGTAGGCGGCGGTCTTGTATCGATTGATCTGGAGGGCTGCCGCCACTGATTCGTCGGCGCCCGCCTCACCGTGGATGTCCAGCAGTTGACCGCCGAGCACTTCGGTGCGCATGCCTGCCCAGACCGGCGCGAACCTGGCGATGGCCGCCGGGTCGAGGCCGGAAGCGTGCACCATGTCGTCGGCCCAGGCCAGCGCCAGGTCACCGATCAGGATGGCCACGCCGGCGCCGAAGTGCGCCGAGTCGCCCGCCCACCCGCGCTCGCGGTGGCGCTGCTCGAAGTCGACGTGCACGGTCGGGAAGCGGCGGCGAGTGTGGGAGGAGTCGATGATGTCGTCGTGCACCAACGCGCAGGCCTGCACCAGTTCCAGCGCCGAGCACGCGGTGAGCACCGCCGTCGCCTCGGGGCCATCCGAAGCGCCGCCCGCGCCGAGCCACCCGGTCCACGCGAACGCCGGCCTCGTGCGCTTTCCGCCGCGCAGCACGAACAGCTGGAGCGCGTCGACGGCCTCGACGAAGACCGGTCCCAGGCACTCGACTATCTCGCGGCGGGTCAGGAAGAACGCGGTCAGGGCGCTTTCCACGGCGGAGACGAAGGCAGGGGTGCCCGGCGGTGGCACACCGGCATGCGGCGTCTGGGTACCGATTCCGGCAGACAGGGGAGCCTCCAAGGTCGTGCGGTGGTGGACGCGCGGGACGCGGTTCACGGGTGTCGGCGGCGCGAGTGATTCGAGGCCGAGCGGGGATGGTCGCGCGTTTCGCTCGATGTGGCGAACGTGCTGCCTGGTCCGAAGAATACGCGGGGCGCCGGAGTGACCTGACGGCGCTGCCGCCGGTCACCTCTACACTGGACCGGTGACTTTCGACAACGTGCGGGGAAGCTCGACCCCTGGCCGGCCGTCTCGGACGCACCCGAACGTCTCTGGAACACCGTCGGTTGTGCAGGGTCTGCGGGACCACGCGGGGAGCGCGGTGCCGTTCTCCGTGGAGTTCAATCCGCCCAGGGACGCCGCCGCCGAGGCGCGGCTGTGGCGTGCCGTGCGCCAGTTCGAGTGCATGCACCCCGCGTTCGTGTCGATGACCTATGGCGCAGGCGGTTCCACCCGCGACCGCACCGTGCGCATCACCGGAGAGCTCGCGCAGGAGACCACCCTGCTACCGGTCGCGCACCTGACCGCGGTGCAGCACAGCGTCGCCGAGCTGCGTTCGCTGGTCGGCGCCTACGCCGACTCAGGAATCCGCAACATCCTGGTGCTGCGCGGCGACCCGCCGGGCGACCCGCTCGGCGAGTGGCACAAGCATCCCGACGGCGTCTCCTACGCAGAAGAGCTGGTGCGCATCGTGCGCGGCCTCGGTGACTTCCACGTCGGTGTCGCCTCGTTCCCGCAGGGTCACCACCGCTCGCCCGATCTGGCAACCGACACCGCGTTCCTGGCCGCGAAACTGCGTGCGGGCGCGGAGTATTCGATCACGCAGATGTTCTTCGACGTCGAGCACTACCTGCGCCTGCGCGACCGGGTCGCGGCGTTCGACCCGGTCGAGGGCACCAAGCCGATCATTCCGGAGCTGATGCCGATCACGTCGCTGCGCACCGTGCAGCGTGCCGAAGAACTGTGTGGCAGGTCGCTGCCCGCCGCCGTCATGGAGCGGTTGCGCAAGGCCGCGGGCGACGGCCGAGAGGAGAACACCGCCGCGGTGCGCGCGGCCGGCATCGAGATCGCGACGGAGATGGGGCAGCGGCTGATCGACGAAGGCGCGCCATGCCTGCACTTCATCACCCTCAACTTTGCCAAGGCGACCAGCGAGGTGCTCACCAATCTCGGCTACGGCGTCACTGCCGCACCGATCAGCGCCTGAGCCCTCGCTTCCGGCGTCGCGGCAGCCCGGGATCCGGCGCCGAGCGTGACGAAAGCCAATGCACCGAGTGCGCCGCGTGTGACTTTGCACTGGTCGATGTGGCGACGGCCCCAGCGAGGCCGGGGGCAGCAGAGATGATCACTTCGGTTCCTCCATCGGTCCCGGCGGAAGCACCCGCACCCGGTGACCGTGGGGTTGCTGCGACGTCGACGAGCCAGGTCTCTCGGTCGCTCTGGATGGTTGATGTCGACCCTCGGTCAGTCGATCCCATGGTCGAGTCGAATTATCATGCCCAGTACATGAACCCTGGAACAAGAGAAGTAATCACCGTGAACGTAGATCGTGCCGCTCGCGGATTCGTCGGATCTTTGTAGTAGCCAGATGTGCGCTACGTTCGGGGCGAACATCTCCGCGGCGTAAGCCCGATCAGGGGGCGGGCCACCGAAACGCCATGGGCCCGATGCAGCATACGGCCTTTGCCGGTGGTGGGAGACAACGGCCGTGCGCGCATTCGGCATCGACCCGTCCGGCACTCGTTCTGCCTCGACAACACCCCTTCTGTCTCGCACCGGCGGTGGCGGGTGCCCTTCGGTCGGAATCACTGCGGTTCCGTGACCGTCCGGTCGCGGGGAACGCGACCACCGTAGGGTGTGCCGCGGGGCCCGCTATCCGGTCGCCGATCCGAGCGGGCGGCCTTTCCAGCGCAAGATGCCCTGGCGGCGGGCGCGGTGCGAGCGCGTCCATAGCAGAAGATACGCCCCGACCGAGAGTGGATGCGCCAGGGCGGCAACGACGTCCACGCCCGCGAGCGGGCCGCCGGTCTCTGTGGAACGGGCAAGCAGTCTGCTCGTGACGGCAGCGAGATAGCCGAACAAGCCCGTGCCGCGGACTGCGCCTTTGCCGAGCATCGCGGCCACCGGCGGCACCCAATAGGCCAGGGCGGCAAGCAGTCCTACCGCCGCCCCGCCGGGAATAGTGCCGCCATAGGCCGACCACAGCCAGCGGGTGTAGCCCGCGTCCAGTTCGGCCGCGCCTCGGTACATCCTGGTTCGCGCCAGCGGCCCCGCGACCACCACTGCGGTGGAATGCTCGGCCCGGCGCAGATTCCGGGCGAGATCGAGATCTTCGGTCACAGTCGCGGCCACCGCGGCGTGACCCCCGATGGCGCGGTACGTGGCGTAGTCGA
The DNA window shown above is from Nocardia sp. NBC_01730 and carries:
- a CDS encoding phytoene/squalene synthase family protein, whose translation is MTNHHLTTDAELTLAYRECRQIAATHGRTYFLATRLLTADRRPAVHALYAFARMVDDIVDRADQPGDIAAPGHGQAEELDLIEKQLRTALDRASAIPSDVAGKDSGWQSIPAPADRASSPELGRTTAPEAGTRPGTLVLAALTDTIRRYSIAAQHFWTFLCSMRMDVPGTADFRDRYATMAELRQYMHGSAAAIGLQLLPILGTVVPVSEAEPGAAALGEAFQLTNFLRDVAEDLDRGRVYLPADDLAAFGVHDELLAECRRTGHTDARVRRALAHLIAVNRDLYRRAEPGIDLLEPRVRPAIRTAATLYADILHRIEDSDYAVFERRALVPRHRRLQVAATEFTAARLRNRLHR
- a CDS encoding alpha-(1->6)-mannopyranosyltransferase A, coding for MASPETRTAEAASTDTSGPASSTSARRESATPRGFLWWMRTYADFARSPEGHAALLGFFGAVMITFGGFGAGSVRKRDPLLEAVHLSWLRFGHGYALSTICIWIGVLLMITAWVRLGRATIGTGDRMDAGVTLNELRAIVGVWIFPLLFAVPMFSRDAYSYLAQGALLRDGFDPYQVGPVANPGVLLDNVSPVWTTTTAPYGPVFLLLGRAITAVTGDNVVAGTIAMRFVMLPGLALMMWAVPYLTKHLGGKPTVALWLAVLNPLVLIHLIGGVHNEMLMVGLMCAGIALVLERHHVAGIVVVAVGVAIKATAGIALPFLVWIWMLHERERRAAQRVGRDPAHLPASEQPDDAAEPTEDMPHPALMFAKIAGLGLSVFAVVFVAASAIAGVGIGWLTALSGSKKIINWLSLPTVLAHAVTWVTPLRLESVLEVTRAMCALSLVAVLAWTWWRFRHSEREAVLGILIAFVAIVILSPAALPWYYSWPLALAAGFALSTTTLMGLVGVCTWLMLVFQPDGSIGLYNFWHVAAATFASVVAAMSLRRVDPLRLRAAPPSSAPVSPAAP
- the crtI gene encoding phytoene desaturase family protein; its protein translation is MRTVAGPTDRVVVVGAGLAGLSAALYLTGSGRAVTLLERADHPGGRVGCYRGADYDIDSGATVLTLPALITDALAAVGRSPETCVPPLRIHRLTPSYHARFADGADIRVFADADAMAAEVERTCGPAEARGYRRLRDWLARIYAAEFTEFMDTNFDSPLDLVRKPEKRRALVELVRLGGFGRLGPRVRRFLSDPRLARLFTFQALYAGMPPADALAVYGAIPHMDTSLGVYFPESGMRAIAAAMAQAFTDAGGTLELGAEVIGIDYAGRRARRARAADGRSFDCDALVLTADLGSIERFGVRRRRLLRAAPSAVVAHGTVPTAVAETWPVRAHHTIEFGRAWEATFAEITGRRGRGALMSDPSLLLTRPALTDPSLFIDRDDGRYEPFSLLAPCPNLTAAPLDWARIGPAYLRELLAVLEKRGYHGIAGRFAVDHLDTPQTWLDQGMLAGTPFSAAHLFRQTGPFRPGNFPHSSDNVVIAGCGTTPGVGVPTALLSGKLAANRISGDISPARRETPRTSGIGFGATP
- a CDS encoding polyprenyl synthetase family protein → MEAPLSAGIGTQTPHAGVPPPGTPAFVSAVESALTAFFLTRREIVECLGPVFVEAVDALQLFVLRGGKRTRPAFAWTGWLGAGGASDGPEATAVLTACSALELVQACALVHDDIIDSSHTRRRFPTVHVDFEQRHRERGWAGDSAHFGAGVAILIGDLALAWADDMVHASGLDPAAIARFAPVWAGMRTEVLGGQLLDIHGEAGADESVAAALQINRYKTAAYTVERPLHLGAAIADADQGLVEAYRTFGTDIGIAFQLRDDLLGVFGDPAVTGKPSGDDLREGKRTVLLAEALRRADATDPAAGELLRTSIGTDLSADDVQRLRAVLTELGAVDEVERRIAELTESGLAAIETSTATPAAKERLRAMALAATKRAA
- a CDS encoding methylenetetrahydrofolate reductase gives rise to the protein MTFDNVRGSSTPGRPSRTHPNVSGTPSVVQGLRDHAGSAVPFSVEFNPPRDAAAEARLWRAVRQFECMHPAFVSMTYGAGGSTRDRTVRITGELAQETTLLPVAHLTAVQHSVAELRSLVGAYADSGIRNILVLRGDPPGDPLGEWHKHPDGVSYAEELVRIVRGLGDFHVGVASFPQGHHRSPDLATDTAFLAAKLRAGAEYSITQMFFDVEHYLRLRDRVAAFDPVEGTKPIIPELMPITSLRTVQRAEELCGRSLPAAVMERLRKAAGDGREENTAAVRAAGIEIATEMGQRLIDEGAPCLHFITLNFAKATSEVLTNLGYGVTAAPISA